The sequence AGGAGGTtggctagaagaagaagaagaaggaacaagTCAAAGTTGGACAAGAATCTAGCGTGTTTGTTTTAGAAATCGGTACAGTAGCTTTGACATATATGGTTTCAAGTGTAAGAAAGCCAGTCCATAAAACCTTGGACTTTGAAGGATTCCGGCCACCGCCTTTGAAACTTGAGGAGAACAAGTGTTGTTCCAGCTTAGAACGGTAAGTGCAGTGCACGAGTCTTTATTGAGACATCCAAGGTCTTAGGTTCAAGTTCATGTGTGAACGTCacgtatataataataatatcttttaaaaaatacttcCTGGTAAACGCGATCGATCCATGACTTTGATGGAAAACTTGGAGTGGGAAGTCTAGAATGATGGTTATAATTCAAGTTAAAGAAAGCGACCAAGTGTTTGATTCTTTTACGCGAAGGTTATGCCAACCAAGTATTGACATCGATGGTCAAAGATATATATTATGATTGGAATAGAAAAACAGAGACGGATTGCTTTCTTTCTTGGGATGTTTGCAGCGTTGGCAGTATCAAATTCATCAATTATGTTGCTGTTGGATTCATTTGAAAGACTTGGGAAGAATGCAGAAGAAGCACAATAATCTCCGTTAGTTATGTGGCATGCAATTAATATGATTGGAAAATTCTAGACCTTGATTTGACTCAGCTCATGGAGAGAAAGAAAGGGACGAGCATGCAACAAAATATTTGGAGTTTGGTCATGGAGAATATAGCCACTAGTCTATGTTGCTTGGAACCCCAATCTATCGTGAATTAGGATGCGTTCAGCATGACTTCCCTATTATTCGATCGCTTCATGTTTTTTATTCTGTATTCGCAAAGTCAACGATTATTTTTTTGATGACAAGTCCAAATGAATGGAGTTGACCTCATTCATGCGTTCTTAGTGTTGAAAGAATAATGTTGTGGTGACGCGGATTGCTTTTCTGTAGCTTCAAAAGTGTCATCAAACAAATTTGTTTGTCTTGTTTACTTGGGTATCTTTGGGGACAGAGACGATCCTTGTTCTTGTCGGGCACAGTGTGATGAAGCTTCACGGTGGTTTCTGCGTCTATTCATGTGTCATCATATTGTATTTCTATAGATTATCTTGTCGGGGGAATGTGTGTCCATCAGATGCTGTTTCATAGTATTGTAATCAGTCGATGAGGAGAGAGAGGATGTCAAGTGGATTCAACGTCGTCATTGCACTGAGACGGGAGGATAGAACGACCGGTTCGTCTCTTTGAGTCCTCCTGCGAGTGCCAACTTGTTCCTATAAAGAAGTTGCCAAATGCAGAAGGTCAATGGCTGGCAAGAACTCGACATTGTCATGCGGGAATAGAAGGATTTGGACTCGAAAGACAAGCAATAGATTAGACGATATAAGAATGCAGCGGATGCATAGTTGTTGTGGGAAGGAATTTTCATGTAAATCGTGAGATCATCGGCGACAGTCGTAGTCTTATTGTGAGGACGCCCTCTTGTGTCGAGGAATGGCCGCCGCCCCAAGAGAGGAAGGATGTAGAGGTGGCTGCACGAGTTGTGTTAGAAGTTAATATAGATCGGATCATTAAGATTCATTATTTCTCCATCAAAATTTTTGGATGTAATTAATTGGAGATACCGACCAATAGTTGTTGGCGAAATAAAGAAACTAAATTCTACAAAATCTATAATCTgaagataaatttttttaaaatattttaattcaagAAAGCAATCatgttaattttggatgatgaaagCCAAATATGAGTGAGGACATAAAAGTAAGTTACTTGGCCAAATATAGTGGAGCTTCTTGAGTTTATAGGGCTGTAAACAGATTGGGATCCAAAGAGAAGAGGAAGGCATGATtcaatttattttatttcattCTTCATCCAtcaatagattagatagaaattttcttttattcagCTACCTCTTGATCTTATCACACTGATCATTTTCTACATTCTATAGTAGACAAACATACACAGAGGACACCACATATCAAATAAATAGATATTTGATGAGATCTTCATCGAGAAGGCTTAGGGATGCACTTGGGaacgaggaagaggagaagaagatgagACTATCGTCGTTAATGCAAGAACAGATACTAAGAATTTAATTCTTCCCATACAAGTTAAGGCAACAAAACTCAACCCATTCGATAGCAATCATCCTGCTAATTGGCTTACCAATTTTTCTAGGAATTTATTGGTTCACAGTGATGCGAACAAACAACAATAAATGACTCCTAAGAATGCATTGCAGTCTTTAAGCAAGAGACATGTTAGTGGAAACCCTAGAGATAAATTGCATTGTAAGTGAAGTAGCAGCAGTGAAATGAGCAAAACTTGATGGTTAAAAGTAATGGCTAAACAGGTTGAATCATCAGTTCATCATCCTGTCAAGCATGAAAGAAAGACTTAAAGAGGATAAGTAGGTTCATGGTCTCATTCTTTCAGGAACAACATTCTTATATGCATGCTGCTTTCCCATGTGAATTTTATTTCAACTCTCTTAGGTCTTATCTCTGTAGAGCTGTGATCAATAAAATCTTTTGAAATTAACTATAATATAAATGATTGAAGTATCATATGAAAAAGCTGCTAGATTTGGTTTTGGATGCCCCATCATATCATATACTCCTCACTTGGCTACCTAAAGGTCCTCTTAAATGAACTCCAATGTAAGCTAACCATTTACTTTGCTAGATTCCATGTCTTGATGTGACATCATATTTAGTTCCAAACATATTCTGCCTTATCTGAATTGTCATTCAACATCAGGTTCTCAGTATGGACAGGTCACAGTGGTCAGTGACAATAACTCAGAATCACAACTTGATGATGCTTCCTACTCTTTCATGCTCTATTATTCTGGAAGATCTTATTCATGCATGGATGTGTCTGTTTAGCCTAAATGAAATGTGGCACCAGCAAATCGAAAACACGGTGTAGTGATCAGCTAACATAAATCAGAGAGTCGAAAGCATGAATGGGAAGAAAGGAAGGAACTCATTGCAGTAACCCTAGTGAGTGGGAGAAGTCACAACAGTAACCTACTTCACCCACTACGTGGTGCGGTGGAGAATGATGTAACATACAGGAGGTGGAGGACAAAGCTTCTTCCCCTGgcggccaccaccaccaccaccactctcTTGTGTGCAACACGTTCTTATCCGGGTCCGTCCCGTGGAGGCAGCTCGATGCCTTCTCCTGGCCGCTCCGCCAATCCGTGTGCGACGTTGGCAACGGCAACTGCCGCTGCAGCGGCGCAGATATAGAGCCAACGTCGTCGACCCACTCGGGCACCGATGTGTGCGGCGATGGCGACCGCAGCTTCTGCGTTGGTGGCCGACTGACTGGCTGTGGGCGTCACCCACCTGTACACCCAGCGCATACAGCGTCGCCATCCACCACAGCCGCGATGCAACGATGCCCCCAAGCCTAGTGTCTACCTAATGGCTTCGACTAATTCAAGCCTAATATAAATGCTGCGGGAAGATATGCATGATAGGTCGATGTCGTTCTTCTGGATAAACTAGAACAAAGGGAAGGCAAGCAAATAATTCATTTCACAGGATCACCAATAGCGTGTAGGTCCCAAAATGATTTGATCCGGTTGGATTTAGgagggttaattataaattatattatataattagttaactttagtatttcgattcttatgtttttaaaatttacattatcaaagtaaaatatttaacctcgtTTCTtagttgatgaaaatattataggGCTTACCACTAAGCACATACgatattttcatcgataaaatcaacgatataagaagaaataaaattaaatattttatagagttcttaatgtaacttttgaaaaatgtagggatcgaaatactaaaaataattaattatagaagATTATTTATAATTAGCCCGATTTAAAGCACATTCATATGTTAAGATTTAGTTTCatccaaaacatataaaataAGCTAAATTAATCAACAATTTGAGTTATTATTATATCTTCAACATAGCCTTttctatcataaaaaattattaaattctcATGTTGACAtccttttaatttaaattaataataagatataaaatattaatttaacatTGAATCTAAGAAGAGATTAATTAGATCATAGATTAGATATTTTAATTATGAAAGAATATTGATCATAGGAAAACTAAAATATACAATTTGTAAAGCTATCTCCGAGTAGCACAAGCCACAAGGAAACTCTCTAATGGGGAAATAGCGATAGGAATCAAAATGCAAGCAACGAGCACAAATTCTAAACTTCAAACATTATTCTCCATGCATCATGCATCATGATCACGACAAGTCCTATCTTCGTGGAGAAATGGAGTCATTGTGTGGTCGATTCCTTAGCACAGTGGCCGATTCCCCTCCCACGGAAAAGCCTCTCTGCATTGGGATCCCTATTTCTCGAGGTGGTGAAGGGTTCCCTCCGTTATTCCCCACAGGATGTGACGGCCATGTCGACGCCGAATCATCTTCCGTTCGAGTGAGATAGATCACTGCCACGTTGACTTACCGTGACATCATAAGGCCTACAGTGCTAtgtattggggcaattgggtgtTGGTGAGAGCAGCGTAGATGCCGAATGCGACGACCACGATGGATCCGATCCACTCCACTCCACTCCACTCCACACCTTTTTGAGTGGGGGGGATCATACGTTACGTTGTTGGATCTTAGTTAAGCGTCCGTCCGTCCGTCTTGTGTGCAAGAGGAGTGGCCAAGTAGCCGAGACTCGTGCTTGGTGTTTCATGGGATGAGTCGTCGTCAGGTGACAACCTGGACCTCATGATCGTTGTCTGGTTCTGTTTGATGACACCCTGCAACATGCCCTATCGCTGATGCCGTCCTCCTCCAGAAGAATGCTTAAAAGAAGGAGAGCTCCGTTCGAGTTGATGCCGAATGCTGATGTCATAAACCGAGAATATTCATCACATCAATATGTATACGATTAGATCTCAAATGTATGCTTTAAGTAATCTTATAATATTGAGATCatacattttattttttcttcttatgcATGAAGTAATCTTATAATGTATGACTCGCCAACATCTTGCAGTCCCCTTCGCTTTGGTCCCTCCAATTGTTGATGTCGTCACCTTCCGAATATGATGCCCACTTCCCATCATTCATCCCCCCCCCACCAAACCAAACCACAAGTAATCGGAGACATGGAGGCAAAAGCGTCCCtcacactcctctctctctctctctcattatgaTTAACGTAAGTGTTTGCTATGTAATGACAACTTTAATGATAACATAGTCCTCCGCTTTTCCTGTTATAAATATTCCTCCCCTCTTCCCACCTCCCGTCAACTTCTCTCTTCTGTGGACAACGGAGGGATACGTCCAGGATGAGGGCAGGGGCGGGTTTCAATGcgacggcggtggcggcggcggccgcgCCGGTGGTGACGGGGGGAGGCGACCACTTGACCTGGCACTCACCGGTGCCGTACCTCTTCGGCGGCCTGGCGGCGATGCTGGGTCTCATTGCCTTGGCGCTCCTTATCCTTGCTTGTTCGTACTGGAAGCTCTCCGGGTACCTCGAGGGTGGCGAAGACACGGGCAGCGGCGTCGAGCTGTACGTCAAGCCCGTCGCGGCGCCCACGGTCTACGAGGAGAAGGTCGTGGTGATCATGGCCGGCGATGCGAAGCCGACGTTCCTCGCCACGCCCATGTCGACCCGGGCGTCCTCTTATGGTGATCGAAGCTCTCAgaacgacgatgatgatgatgatcacgatgcgaagaagaaggaggagactGGAAATGAGACGAAGACGAAGGACCAAACCCAAAGCCACCGTGAGAACCAGGACGCACAAGTCTGAGGCTCCTTTTCCCTTTGTCTTCTCCTTTTATTCTTCTTCGAGCCATCAAGGCTGTAAAATTTTCAGGTGAAGATGAAACAAAGAACTGACCTTTTAGCGAAAACAAATCAAAATGATCTCTTTTTAATTGAAACTATTCCGTCCGAATGTCGGATTCGATGAGGAACCGAGAAGAAGATTGAAGCTTCGCTGACTTGTCCTCTTGCATGTGTGAATGTCACTTTTCTGGTGGACTTCTTTTAGTGGGACGGAAAAAGTTGCACGTCATGAGTTGGTGCAGCTCGTGACTCGTCTTCAGTTGTCGCAGCCATTGCTGGCGAACCGCACAGCGGTGGCGGTGATGGCGTTCGGACAACTCGTCGGAGGACACCGGATCTTTGGTTTTGATTTGGGTTCGAGTTCGAGGGAGAGGTTGGACTATCACTTGATGTTTAGGGTGAAAGAAGAAGATAAAGATTATTTATTCTCAGCCCATTTAACAAGGGTCTAAAACAAGTTATTACAGGCTATCTTCTCgtagaatatttcatgaaatattttactCGATTATGATCAGATATAAAAGTTTATCTTTAACACAATAAGAGAGGGATTATTTGTTTAACCATTTATGTTTACACTCATATACATTGGTTACGAGTATCAAAGGGACCAAGTCGAAAAATCTATTTCGACCTTAGTCTTCATACAGATAATACTTCGAGAGTTTAACGTTTTTATCTTAGAGACAACTCGGATAACTCTACACGTACGAATTCGAATCACGTGATCAAAACATCAATAATTtctcaactatatatatatatatatatctcattttGAATTCGAATTTGAATTCAAATCCGTGCCAAAATCGTACCTTCTTCGAAAGCAGTGGGAGATGGACGGTCGAGATGAGACATCGACGGGTGATCACTCGAGTAGCAGAGGTAACAGCAAATCGGCGGTGGttatgttgctgccctttcttgaaCGCTTTCCCGCTAAGGTCTGCTCCGATTTCAATCTCGGATTAGGGCTTCCGATCCTCTGGTGACGGGTCTTTGAGGCCTCTAGTTGGTCTCGAGAAGACGCCTGCCGCATCCTCGAGCGATTCGCGAAGCGAAGCCCTCCACGATCTGGTAATCCATTCGAGGGCGTTTCCCCCACTCCACAACATCATTGTAGTTTCCGGATAGCTCTTGCAGCGCTAACTAGTCCGTAATCTTCTGATCTATTTGTAGGATAGATGCTTGATTAGCAGGAAAGTGCTACGGATGCTTTGGATTTGTGTCGGAGTTGTTACTCGACCAGAAGATTTGGATTTTCTGATGCTCTTTTTTTTGTTGGATCTGTTTTTTCCCATGATCCTTAGAAAATTTTGTCATGGTGATTACCTTAATCTTTTTCCAGACATGAAATTTTGAGAACTAAATGACCGTGTGTATCTTGAAGACTTGTACAGGAACCGGAGGAACAGGTGATGGGAACATCTGGTACCAGGCTGCGATTCTTTGCTCCGGGAAGATTCACGTGTGGGTTTTCTTGCCGACCTCCAAGCATTAGTCTCACAGTCTGCACTAGCGGTAGTGCGAAAAGGGTATGTGCTGGGACTCCAATACCATCTGGATTATAGTAGTTAGGCGGGAATGATAATGTTCGGCGTGCTAGTTGGTCAGTCCTATACGATGATGCTTTTGCTGTAGAGAGGAGAATGTAGAATTATACATTCACTGGATCTGGGTCAAATGAAATCTTGTGTCCTAGAAAGTGACTAGCTTCTTTGAACGCCTTGATTCTAAGCTGTTTCTACAGAAAAATCTGATGCCAAAAGCAAGTGCTTGGTAACTTGAAGGGGCACTAGTAATGAATAGATAAAATCCATCACATGTTGCAACTACATGCACAGGATTTGCAGGGGCCAGCAAATGGTTGTCTGCTTATAGAATTAGCAGCAAGACCTTCGGTCGGATGCATTGTAAGTGTGATACAGCCCCTGAGATTTACTTCTAGCGGTGGCTAATGGCCTCGCTAAAAGTTTATTCTCCAGTGGTTGTTGATGTAAGGAGCCTGCTGTACAAGCCTACTGTCTCGTATTTACTACAAGATAGTGTGGCTTAAGTCTTAGAAATAGCTACTGAAGGTCATATTTGCCTTGCAAGCTCTGTTGTGTAAACACTAATAGCTCCATTCAAAGTTTTGACCGAATTAATCTATTCCGTACATGATATTCACACCAGGAGTCTAAGATTTTCCaatcatatgaaaattttattgTGCATTATTTCCTATTAAGAGCTTCcccattcataaaaaaaattgtgcAAGTGCCTGCTATAGTATAACTGTAGATCTTATTTTGAATCAAGGCTTATAATCTTCATTTGATACGAGTTTCAATACTTTGTCAAACTGATATGGTATCAGCATATCAGATAGTATACAAATCTGTACAGGTTTTAGTACTGAAAACATAATAGTAAAATGACTACCAATTGATTCTGAGCTGTGTACTGGTCCTCCGGATCGATAAAGGCCTCTTAGTGCATATCAGGCCAATCGGGTATTTGAAACCTTGCTTTCAATCTTTTTTTCATGACATCCCCATACTTATCTCATATGAGGTGGCTCTCTCGTGAATCTTATTTCTGCTGACCTCACCTTTGGGCTCCCACAAGTCAGGTTTAAAAGAGAACCACTTCATATGAGAAACTCTAGAAATGGAACTTTGGTGTGTGGATTTTGATCTCTTTTCTAACAAGTCCAGTGGCCCCTGTGTTAATTTTTATTGTTCTATAGATCAGGTTTAAAAGGGATCAGTTAATTGTCTTTTTAGTGCTTATATGATGGCTTGTTTCAGGAATATGTATTATGAAGGTTTTCATGGTTTTGAATAGGTGATCTCTTGTCTATGAAACTTGAAAGGCTTTCACATTGTTTTTAGATTTGGTATATGCAGGAGATGCTACCGGTGAAGAGCCAAAATGTGAATCTGAAGCATTTGCTTTTACTTGATGTTATTTTTCTGAAATATCCTTTAGAATATCACGCTACAAAACACAATGACAAAAAAGATCCTTGTAGCTGACCACAAATAGTTGGACATTATGTCTAATGGGTTATACAAAAGAAATGGGGGATGCTATAAGTGTTGAGGTGGTTCTTGCACAATTTCCCACTGTTGTCTTACAGCAAAAGCGAATTGAAATTAcatctttattatttttatttttagcttcttgtcacTATCTCCATTTGAGTAGTAGAGAGGCATGAAGCTTGCATAAGGATCCTGCATGAAGCTTCTTGTCACTATCTCTCATCTTTGTTCTGCCTTTGTGGCCAAGAACAATAATGGCTGATTGTTTCGAGTAATTAATTGCTGCCACCATGGCAAATCTATCAGATGCATTTCTCTTATGTTTTCTCATTTACTATTTTAGtggctaaaattgatttgagttcgagACTCTAGTCATCTGATGACTGCGGCGGATGGTCATGCAAAATAAGACCTTTGAGCAATGAAAACCTAGATGCTCTAATGATGTACCTGCTTGAAGACTGAAAAGTCTGGAAACACTTGGCACATGAAGCGTTGGATTTCCTATAGCACATATGTAAGGCTGCACAAAGCTGCTCTGTGACCAGATTGTATTGTCACCATCTGGAACAATGCAAGTCACCAGTAGTGAAGaggttatttttttaaaaaaattgagaagATCTGTCTAATTGATTGATAATTTTTGCTTTCCCCTATATACTACTTCATACTCAACACAAGCATCATGATGTTTCGGCTTAAAGGTGCTTATAATCCTTGTAGGATTGAAGATATTTATCATCATTCCATAGGTCAGATTAAGAAAACAACAGTTATTTATAGATCGCTTTGTTCTTTTTACcattgaaaatatttaatatggtcaCACATGGCTGATAGCTCCAGATTGTCTTTTTTCTTGTctgtaaatttatttttcttccaaTTGTTTCTTTTGTATATGGAGGGGGCCCTACTGTTGAATTCCAATCATATCTTTGGAACATTGTTTTACAGTTTATGTTGTCTTCTTCTGAATAATTGATTTGGAGTGGCAAATCTGTATCCATATTCATCAGTGTTAggtaaacacctttttcttagccgtgacccggggggtcgtctcggctcgttcgggggtccgaatggcggggatctccctggggcgttgctcGTTTCTGCCAAGGcagtcgggtgcggcctcggactcggggcgacgCTGCGACTTCCTCCGGGCGGGGATTCTGCGTGTCCGGACGGGGGCCTTGGCTCGGTacccctgcacaaaggtcgggtcgggatgctccacccgacccctccgacgatcaagttagagagtgaCGTGGAGGTCGTTTTCCTTCTAGGAGGTCGA comes from Musa acuminata AAA Group cultivar baxijiao chromosome BXJ3-3, Cavendish_Baxijiao_AAA, whole genome shotgun sequence and encodes:
- the LOC103976897 gene encoding protein GLUTAMINE DUMPER 3-like translates to MRAGAGFNATAVAAAAAPVVTGGGDHLTWHSPVPYLFGGLAAMLGLIALALLILACSYWKLSGYLEGGEDTGSGVELYVKPVAAPTVYEEKVVVIMAGDAKPTFLATPMSTRASSYGDRSSQNDDDDDDHDAKKKEETGNETKTKDQTQSHRENQDAQV